One genomic segment of Gemmatimonas aurantiaca includes these proteins:
- a CDS encoding OmpA family protein: MRHVKFVATAILAASTLSACATKGFVRKGLEEQRVALSSERTERVAGDDALRGDVNGLRGRVDSLRTDLNALRTDLQTLRTEYGAKISALEGAVKFAMPVHFGFDDAAVRQEDQAALEKFAEVARQHYPGATITVEGFADPAGSAAYNLRLSRERADAVRDFLVTKGLDGTQLRTVGYGKTRLVRPGAKGSEDGAELNRRVTFVIETPATAATVAVMSSND; encoded by the coding sequence ATGCGGCACGTCAAGTTTGTGGCCACGGCGATTCTGGCGGCGAGCACGCTGAGCGCGTGTGCCACGAAGGGCTTTGTCCGTAAGGGACTGGAAGAGCAGCGCGTCGCGCTGTCGTCGGAGCGTACCGAACGCGTGGCGGGCGACGATGCCCTGCGTGGGGATGTGAACGGCTTGCGTGGGCGCGTGGACAGTCTGCGCACGGACCTCAACGCACTGCGCACCGATCTGCAGACGCTCCGTACGGAATACGGCGCGAAGATCTCGGCGCTCGAAGGCGCCGTGAAGTTCGCGATGCCGGTGCACTTCGGCTTCGATGACGCCGCGGTGCGGCAGGAAGATCAGGCGGCTCTCGAGAAGTTCGCCGAAGTGGCGCGCCAGCACTATCCGGGCGCCACGATCACCGTGGAAGGTTTCGCCGACCCGGCGGGCAGCGCGGCCTACAACCTCCGCCTCTCGCGCGAACGCGCCGATGCGGTGCGCGACTTCCTGGTGACCAAGGGGCTGGATGGCACGCAGCTTCGCACCGTGGGATATGGCAAGACGCGTCTCGTGCGTCCCGGCGCCAAGGGCAGTGAAGACGGCGCGGAACTCAATCGTCGCGTGACGTTCGTGATCGAAACGCCGGCCACGGCGGCCACGGTCGCGGTCATGTCCTCGAACGACTGA
- a CDS encoding SDR family oxidoreductase translates to MIDPHQVSVFRPGLLDGQVVFITGGGTGIGFGISELLAELGAHVVIASRKADHVEHAVQTLAARGHRASAAVLDVRNAEQVKAVVQEIADRHGRIDVLVNNAAGNFYAPSATLSPNAWKSVVEIDLYGTFHCSQAVYPVMAAQGGGRIVSTSMTLHYRGWPLMAHATAAKAGVDALTRTLAVEWAPQRIRVNAIAPGPIPTEGVKKAFTPPADSGAADVFATAEEKMAEYARTGIPLGRWGTPRDIANMVAFLASPAGDWITGAIFVVDGGEWLSKGGRQGMGDG, encoded by the coding sequence ATGATTGATCCGCACCAGGTGTCCGTGTTTCGTCCCGGGTTGCTCGACGGTCAGGTGGTGTTCATCACCGGAGGCGGGACGGGTATCGGTTTTGGCATCTCGGAACTGTTGGCCGAGCTTGGCGCGCATGTGGTGATCGCGAGCCGCAAGGCCGATCATGTGGAGCACGCCGTGCAGACGCTCGCGGCGCGTGGTCACCGCGCGAGTGCCGCCGTGCTCGATGTGCGCAACGCGGAACAGGTGAAGGCCGTGGTGCAGGAGATCGCCGACCGGCACGGCCGCATCGATGTGCTGGTGAACAACGCGGCCGGCAACTTCTATGCGCCCAGCGCGACACTCTCGCCGAATGCCTGGAAGAGTGTGGTGGAGATCGATCTCTACGGCACGTTTCATTGCTCCCAGGCCGTGTATCCGGTCATGGCGGCACAGGGTGGCGGGCGCATCGTCAGCACGTCGATGACGCTGCACTACCGTGGCTGGCCGCTGATGGCTCACGCCACGGCCGCGAAGGCGGGTGTGGACGCGCTGACGCGTACCCTGGCGGTGGAGTGGGCGCCGCAGCGCATCCGTGTGAACGCGATCGCACCGGGCCCGATCCCCACCGAAGGCGTGAAGAAGGCGTTCACGCCCCCCGCCGACAGCGGTGCGGCGGATGTGTTTGCCACCGCCGAGGAGAAGATGGCGGAGTATGCACGCACCGGGATCCCGTTGGGTCGGTGGGGGACGCCGCGCGACATCGCGAACATGGTGGCGTTTCTCGCGTCGCCGGCCGGCGATTGGATCACCGGCGCGATCTTCGTGGTGGACGGCGGCGAATGGCTGTCGAAGGGCGGGCGGCAGGGGATGGGGGACGGGTGA
- a CDS encoding ribonuclease HII produces the protein MARWSPIERNLRATYGPLLVGVDEVGRGPLAGPVVACAIVMPPDRRAIAGVDDSKRLDPATRVILAARIREQALALSLGAASVREVDRLNIYHATVLAMQRALARIPSRLATPPDHVVVDGKPLRTLGVPHTAVVKGDAKCYAIACASIVAKVTRDRLMTALAERYGQYAWERNAGYGTTQHRSGIVDHGLTAHHRRSFCLNVQTSLALDDVALTLHAEGADD, from the coding sequence ATGGCGCGCTGGAGCCCGATCGAACGCAACCTGCGTGCAACGTATGGTCCGCTTCTCGTCGGAGTGGATGAAGTGGGACGGGGCCCCCTCGCGGGCCCCGTCGTCGCATGTGCCATTGTCATGCCCCCAGACCGGCGGGCCATTGCCGGTGTCGACGATTCCAAACGCCTCGATCCCGCCACACGGGTGATCCTGGCGGCGCGCATCCGCGAACAGGCGCTCGCGCTGTCGCTGGGCGCCGCGAGCGTGCGCGAAGTCGACCGTCTCAACATCTATCACGCCACCGTGCTGGCCATGCAGCGCGCGCTGGCGCGCATTCCCTCGCGCCTCGCGACACCGCCGGACCACGTGGTGGTCGATGGCAAACCGCTGCGCACACTCGGCGTGCCGCACACCGCCGTCGTGAAGGGAGACGCCAAGTGTTACGCCATCGCCTGCGCGTCGATCGTCGCCAAAGTCACGCGCGACCGGCTCATGACGGCGCTGGCCGAACGGTATGGGCAGTACGCGTGGGAGCGGAATGCGGGGTATGGGACGACCCAGCACCGGTCGGGCATTGTCGATCATGGGCTGACGGCGCATCATCGACGGAGTTTCTGTCTCAACGTGCAGACGTCGCTGGCACTGGACGACGTCGCGCTCACGCTTCACGCCGAGGGGGCCGATGATTGA
- the rplS gene encoding 50S ribosomal protein L19 codes for MHPFIETQKEWLKEVPPFRPGDTVRVNVRVKEGDKERIQAFEGICIARRGGGVSETFTVRKVSNGVGVERIFPLHSPLLASIVVVRRGAVRRAKLYYLRDVTGKAARIKERKVVRPTSAK; via the coding sequence ATGCATCCGTTTATCGAAACCCAGAAGGAGTGGTTGAAGGAAGTGCCGCCGTTTCGTCCCGGCGACACGGTGCGTGTCAATGTCCGCGTGAAGGAAGGCGACAAGGAGCGCATCCAGGCCTTCGAAGGGATCTGCATCGCGCGTCGTGGCGGCGGTGTCAGCGAGACCTTCACGGTCCGCAAGGTGTCGAACGGTGTCGGGGTCGAGCGTATCTTCCCGCTCCACAGCCCGCTGCTGGCCAGCATCGTGGTGGTGCGCCGTGGCGCCGTGCGCCGCGCCAAGCTGTACTACCTGCGCGACGTGACGGGCAAGGCTGCCCGCATCAAGGAGCGCAAGGTCGTTCGTCCGACGTCCGCGAAGTAA
- a CDS encoding prolyl oligopeptidase family serine peptidase encodes MMASRFNYPVSRKDQTVDDYHGTRVHDPFRWLEDDRSDETAAWVEAQNAVTFAHLAGIPFREALRDRLTALVDYQRTSAPEQRGPWLLFARNEGLQNQPVYYLQRGEDGPAEVLIDPNGLSADGTTRVAGLTFDGTARRIAYMVSHAGSDWQQIRVLDLESRSLLPDVVDWVKVSAIAWQGDGFYYSRYPEPREDEGAFSSKNGDHQVYYHTLGTDQSEDRLVYHDPAHPLRFHVLCTTEDERFAILEISDRGQGRDGNAVRLLDARRPEVGWQSIWSAFDDQMHVLDNDDDTLLVLTNRGAPNQRVVRIDPRRPDETHWQTVIPERDEPLEAVHAGGGRLFAQYLRDVTSRVSVYTYDGRHERDVELPGLGTAVGFDGERGAGVVFYTFTSFTAPATVYRYAIDTGVSTVYRAVTLPFDPSRFETRQVFVTSRDGTRVPAFIVAKKGLVLDGNNPTLLYGYGGFNVSLPPAFSALRVAFLEQGGVYVQANLRGGGEYGEAWHQAGMKERKQNVFDDFVAVAEWLIANGYTRSERLAIQGGSNGGLLVGAIMTQRPTLAAVALPAVGVMDMLRFHTFTIGWNWIADYGSSDDPEAFRYLHAYSPLHNLRDGVHYPATLITTADHDDRVVPAHSFKFAARLQEAHAGDRPVLIRIETKSGHGSSSLGKQIEETADVYAFLFDQMGVVPTFGEAGVMDLGVRQV; translated from the coding sequence ATGATGGCAAGCCGGTTCAACTACCCCGTCTCGCGAAAAGACCAGACGGTCGACGACTACCACGGGACCCGGGTCCACGACCCCTTCCGGTGGCTGGAAGACGACCGGTCCGACGAAACGGCCGCCTGGGTGGAGGCCCAGAACGCCGTCACCTTTGCCCATCTGGCCGGCATCCCTTTCCGCGAGGCCCTGCGGGACCGGTTGACTGCGCTGGTGGACTACCAGCGCACCTCGGCGCCCGAGCAACGGGGCCCCTGGCTGCTCTTCGCCCGCAATGAGGGGCTGCAGAACCAGCCGGTGTACTACCTGCAGCGGGGCGAGGACGGCCCCGCCGAGGTGCTCATCGACCCCAATGGCCTCTCGGCGGACGGCACCACCCGGGTGGCCGGGCTCACGTTCGACGGCACCGCCCGGCGCATCGCCTACATGGTGAGCCATGCCGGATCCGACTGGCAGCAGATCCGCGTGCTGGACCTGGAGAGTCGCTCCCTCCTGCCCGACGTGGTCGACTGGGTGAAAGTCTCCGCGATTGCCTGGCAGGGCGACGGGTTCTACTACAGCCGTTATCCCGAGCCACGCGAAGACGAGGGTGCGTTTTCGTCGAAGAACGGGGATCACCAGGTCTACTATCACACCCTCGGCACAGATCAGTCGGAAGACCGTCTCGTCTATCACGATCCGGCGCATCCGCTGCGTTTCCATGTGCTCTGCACCACCGAAGACGAGCGTTTCGCGATTCTCGAGATCAGCGACCGTGGACAGGGGAGGGATGGCAACGCGGTCCGCCTGCTGGACGCCCGGCGTCCCGAAGTCGGGTGGCAATCCATCTGGTCGGCGTTCGACGATCAGATGCACGTGCTGGACAACGATGACGACACCCTGCTCGTCCTGACCAATCGCGGCGCGCCCAATCAGCGCGTGGTGCGCATCGATCCGCGGCGGCCCGACGAGACCCATTGGCAGACGGTGATCCCCGAACGTGACGAGCCGCTCGAAGCCGTGCACGCCGGGGGAGGACGGCTCTTCGCGCAATATCTCCGCGATGTCACCTCGCGTGTGTCCGTGTACACCTACGACGGTCGTCACGAGCGCGATGTGGAACTCCCGGGGCTGGGTACCGCGGTCGGCTTCGACGGAGAACGTGGAGCCGGGGTGGTGTTCTACACGTTCACGTCGTTCACCGCGCCGGCCACGGTGTATCGCTATGCGATCGACACGGGTGTGAGCACGGTCTATCGCGCGGTGACGTTGCCATTCGATCCGTCACGCTTCGAGACGCGACAGGTGTTCGTGACCAGCAGGGACGGCACGCGCGTGCCCGCCTTCATCGTGGCGAAGAAGGGGCTGGTGCTCGACGGCAACAATCCGACGTTGTTGTACGGCTACGGTGGGTTCAATGTCTCGTTGCCGCCCGCCTTCAGTGCGCTGCGTGTGGCATTCCTGGAACAGGGTGGCGTGTACGTGCAGGCCAATCTGCGTGGCGGCGGCGAGTACGGCGAAGCGTGGCATCAGGCCGGCATGAAGGAGCGCAAGCAGAACGTCTTCGACGACTTCGTGGCCGTGGCCGAGTGGCTCATCGCGAACGGGTATACGCGCAGCGAACGCCTGGCCATTCAGGGCGGATCGAACGGTGGTCTGCTCGTGGGGGCGATCATGACACAGCGTCCCACGCTGGCCGCGGTGGCACTGCCGGCCGTCGGGGTGATGGACATGCTGCGCTTCCACACCTTCACGATCGGCTGGAACTGGATCGCGGACTATGGATCGAGCGACGATCCCGAGGCGTTCCGGTATCTCCACGCCTACTCGCCGCTGCACAATCTGCGCGACGGCGTGCATTACCCGGCCACTCTGATCACCACCGCCGATCACGACGACCGCGTGGTGCCCGCGCACTCCTTCAAGTTCGCGGCTCGGCTGCAGGAAGCGCATGCCGGTGACCGCCCGGTGCTCATCCGCATCGAAACAAAGTCCGGGCACGGCAGTTCGTCACTCGGCAAGCAGATCGAAGAGACAGCCGACGTGTACGCGTTCCTGTTCGATCAGATGGGTGTGGTGCCGACGTTTGGCGAGGCTGGCGTGATGGATCTGGGCGTTCGGCAAGTCTGA